The Megalops cyprinoides isolate fMegCyp1 chromosome 9, fMegCyp1.pri, whole genome shotgun sequence genome has a window encoding:
- the LOC118783231 gene encoding ion channel TACAN-like, protein MVESPNFAECLQEWESLEKEHQNIQETHRLYRQKLEEVSKLQEVCSASISRQRKRMKDMSLALKGYKQEMTSDNLNTIEGVQGFIKEMSQAFFEMEAFLPKKNGLYLRLVLGNVDVTLLSKQSKFAYKDEYEKFKLYLTVIHLLFSFTCQFLVRYRTVDTLFNFLLVWYYGTLTIRESILINNGSRIKGWWVFHHYIAAFQSGVMLTWPNGKLYQMFRNQFLAYCSYQSFVHLLQYYYQSGCLYRLRALGQRHNMDLTVEGFQSWMWRGLTFLLPFLFFGHFWQLYNGLCLYRMSQLPECTEWQVIMCGSSFLVLFMGNFFTTVTVVYHKFKHNTEGKPKRP, encoded by the exons ATGGTTGAAAGTCCAAATTTTGCAGAATGCCTACAAGAGTGGGAAAGTCTGGAAAAAGAACACCAAAACATCCAG GAAACTCACCGGCTGTACAGACAGAAGTTGGAGGAGGTGTCTAAGCTCCAGGAGGTCTGCTCGGCCTCCATTTCAcgtcagagaaagagaatgaaggACATGTCCCTGGCTCTGAAAGG GTACAAACAAGAGATGACTTCAGATAATCTGAATACCATTGAGGGAGTCCAGGGATTTATCAAAGAAATGTCACAGGCTTTCTTTGAGATGGAGGCTTTCCTTCCAAAGAAGAATGG GCTGTATCTCCGTCTTGTTTTGGGAAATGTAGATGTAACCCTACTCAGCAAGCAATCCAA ATTTGCCTATAAAGATGAGTATGAGAAATTCAAGCTGTATCTCACTGTAATTCACCTACTCTTCTCTTTCACATGCCAGTTTCTGGTAAGATACAG AACTGTTGACACACTATTTAACTTTCTGCTGGTGTGGTATTATGGCACCTTGACCATCCGCGAGAGCATTCTCATCAACAATGGCTCAAG GATCAAGGGTTGGTGGGTGTTCCATCACTACATTGCCGCCTTCCAGTCAGGAGTGATGCTAACATG GCCCAATGGCAAACTGTACCAGATGTTCAGGAACCAATTCCTGGCCTACTGTTCGTATCAAA GCTTTGTGCACCTCCTCCAGTACTACTATCAGAGTGGCTGTCTGTATAGACTCAGAGCTCTCGGACAGAGACACAACATGGACCTGACTGTGG AGGGGTTTCAGTCCTGGATGTGGAGAGGCCTGACCTTCCTATTGCCCTTCCTGTTCTTTGGACAT TTCTGGCAGTTGTACAATGGACTGTGCCTCTACAGAATGTCCCAGCTCCCAGAATGTACAGAGTGGCAG GTGATTATGTGTGGATCCTCCTTCTTGGTTCTGTTCATGGGGAACTTCTTCACCACAGTCACTGTGGTCTATCACAAGTTTAAGCACAACACCGAAGGAAAACCCAAGAGGCCTTGA